The following coding sequences are from one Caballeronia sp. SBC1 window:
- a CDS encoding xanthine dehydrogenase family protein molybdopterin-binding subunit gives MSTVLDSLHAVIGRPHSRIDGPLKVSGEATYTSDVDLPGLLHAVPVSSTIASGKLVSLEFAAAESMPGVHAVLHRGNIGRFYRISGNSIDTGYVDEARPPFEDDIIRYYGQYVALVVADTFEAASAAAAAVKVGYETTPHDVSTTLSSDEEPKVESERGDAASAFDSAPVKLDETYVTPAETHNPIELHATVAHWDGDSYTFYETSQAISNHQGTLTQMLGLPKEKVRVISRYLGSGFGGKLWMWPHSLLAAAASRHTGHPVKLVLSRKMMFQNVGHRPVTQQRVRLGANADGTLTSIRHDYLNHTSILDAYSESCGEATPLLYSTPNLRVSSGTVPRNVGSPTAMRGPGAVPGLFALESAMDELAVKLSIDPVELRIMNEPRVDESSGLPFSSRHLVECLRTGADKFGWAQRTPGIGSMKRDGLTLGWGVGACSWLGLRFSAEATVDLRADGTARVVCGTQDIGTGTYTILAQLVAAKTGLPLDKIEVGLGDTVLPPGPISGGSAATASVIPAVFDAARAAIGTVLARAAAVSGSPFEGADAATLAFSEGRVHRKGETPASGVPFGEILVVAKMHAASGSGSAVGGFDDPLKKKFSIHSYGAHFAEVTWQPEIAQLRVSRVVTVIDAGRILNPKAGRNQIEGAIVMGVGMALFEHTSYDERTGAPINSNLADYIMASNADTPALDVTFLDHPDTIFNELGARGIAEIGLAGIAAAITNAVYHATGVRVRRLPVMIEDLLKGG, from the coding sequence ATGTCTACTGTGCTTGATTCCCTGCATGCGGTCATCGGCCGGCCGCACTCGCGCATCGACGGACCGCTGAAAGTTAGCGGCGAAGCCACTTATACGTCGGACGTCGACCTGCCGGGCTTGCTGCATGCGGTCCCGGTGAGCAGCACCATTGCCAGCGGCAAGCTGGTCTCCCTCGAATTCGCCGCCGCTGAATCCATGCCCGGCGTGCACGCGGTTTTGCATCGCGGCAACATTGGCCGCTTCTACCGGATCTCCGGCAATTCAATCGATACCGGTTATGTGGACGAGGCGCGTCCACCGTTCGAAGACGACATCATTCGCTATTACGGCCAGTACGTTGCGCTGGTCGTAGCGGATACGTTCGAAGCCGCGAGCGCGGCGGCCGCCGCCGTCAAGGTCGGTTATGAAACCACCCCGCACGATGTAAGCACCACTCTGTCGAGCGACGAGGAGCCGAAGGTCGAAAGCGAGCGCGGTGACGCCGCGAGCGCTTTCGATAGCGCGCCGGTCAAGCTCGACGAAACCTATGTGACGCCGGCCGAGACGCATAACCCGATCGAACTTCACGCGACTGTCGCGCACTGGGATGGCGACAGTTATACGTTCTACGAAACATCTCAGGCGATCTCGAACCACCAGGGCACGCTGACCCAGATGCTCGGCCTGCCGAAGGAAAAGGTGCGGGTCATCTCGCGTTATCTGGGCTCGGGCTTCGGCGGCAAGCTGTGGATGTGGCCGCATTCGCTGCTGGCTGCCGCCGCGTCACGCCATACAGGACACCCGGTAAAACTCGTGTTGAGCCGCAAGATGATGTTCCAGAACGTTGGACATCGGCCAGTGACGCAGCAACGCGTACGTCTTGGGGCAAACGCCGACGGCACGCTCACCTCCATTCGCCACGACTACCTGAACCACACCTCGATCCTCGATGCGTATTCCGAAAGCTGCGGCGAAGCCACGCCGCTTTTGTACAGCACGCCGAACCTGCGCGTGAGCTCGGGCACCGTGCCGCGCAATGTAGGCTCGCCTACGGCCATGCGCGGACCGGGCGCGGTGCCGGGACTCTTTGCGCTCGAATCGGCCATGGACGAGCTCGCCGTAAAGCTGAGTATCGATCCGGTGGAGCTGCGCATCATGAACGAACCACGGGTCGATGAAAGCAGCGGCCTGCCGTTCTCATCGCGTCATCTGGTGGAGTGCTTACGCACGGGCGCCGACAAGTTCGGCTGGGCCCAGCGCACGCCCGGCATCGGTTCCATGAAGCGCGATGGCCTGACGCTGGGCTGGGGCGTGGGTGCCTGCAGTTGGCTAGGGCTCAGGTTCTCGGCCGAAGCCACAGTGGACCTGCGCGCGGACGGAACGGCGAGGGTGGTATGCGGCACGCAGGATATTGGCACTGGCACTTACACTATTCTCGCGCAACTCGTGGCGGCGAAAACGGGGCTTCCGCTGGACAAGATAGAAGTGGGTCTAGGCGATACCGTTTTACCGCCAGGACCGATATCCGGCGGATCGGCCGCGACCGCTTCGGTGATTCCAGCCGTTTTCGATGCCGCTCGCGCGGCGATCGGCACGGTGCTCGCACGCGCTGCGGCGGTGTCTGGATCACCGTTCGAAGGCGCCGATGCGGCCACGCTGGCGTTCAGCGAAGGCCGGGTGCATCGCAAGGGTGAAACACCGGCAAGCGGCGTGCCGTTCGGCGAAATACTGGTGGTGGCGAAGATGCACGCGGCGTCGGGCAGCGGCAGTGCCGTGGGCGGTTTCGACGATCCATTGAAGAAGAAATTTTCCATCCATTCTTACGGCGCGCATTTCGCCGAGGTCACGTGGCAACCGGAGATCGCACAACTGCGCGTGAGCCGCGTGGTCACCGTGATCGATGCGGGGCGCATCCTCAACCCAAAGGCAGGGCGCAACCAGATTGAAGGGGCGATCGTGATGGGTGTGGGCATGGCGCTGTTCGAGCACACGAGCTACGACGAACGGACCGGTGCGCCAATCAACAGCAATCTCGCCGATTACATCATGGCGTCGAACGCGGACACGCCCGCGCTCGACGTCACCTTCCTGGACCATCCCGATACGATTTTCAACGAACTGGGCGCGCGGGGTATCGCGGAGATAGGTCTGGCGGGGATTGCAGCGGCGATCACCAACGCCGTTTACCATGCGACGGGGGTACGAGTCCGGCGACTGCCTGTGATGATTGAGGATCTGCTGAAGGGGGGATAG
- a CDS encoding porin, whose translation MKKSALSAISLALLGVAGAAQAQSSVTLYGTIDAGVGYVKTSEGGRWGFIDGTLSGDRWGLKGSEDLGGGLKAIFDLENGFDVGTGQLGQGGREFGRQAYVGLSGNSWGTLTLGRQYDPLVDMVQPLTADNYFGSIFATPGDVDNYDNSLRVSNAVKYVSPNYSGLQFEGLYAFSGLAGRTGQGYTYSGAVTYNNGPLGIAAGYFLATNPSPTAGAFRDGWDPTASSDAIFEGAINNGYTTAKSLGIARAGIQYALGPVTVGGSYSNAQYKNDGDSTFLSTEKYNVGNAFVNYQATPAVLFAVGYSYEKASGNTSATYNQASVGADYSLSKRTDLYAVGAYQHASGTQLNPDGTTSAAQASIGSYGFNGTASQEMFILGMRHKF comes from the coding sequence ATGAAAAAGAGTGCTCTTAGCGCAATCTCACTGGCGCTCCTCGGTGTAGCCGGGGCCGCGCAGGCGCAGTCCAGCGTTACCCTGTATGGAACGATCGATGCAGGGGTCGGTTATGTTAAAACCAGCGAGGGCGGACGGTGGGGGTTTATAGATGGCACCTTGTCCGGTGATCGCTGGGGCTTGAAAGGTTCGGAAGATCTCGGCGGCGGCCTCAAGGCAATCTTCGATTTAGAAAATGGCTTCGATGTTGGCACAGGGCAGTTAGGCCAGGGTGGCAGGGAATTCGGGCGTCAGGCGTATGTCGGCTTGTCCGGTAATAGTTGGGGCACCCTGACTCTTGGCCGGCAATACGATCCGCTTGTAGATATGGTGCAACCGCTCACGGCTGACAATTATTTCGGGAGTATTTTTGCGACTCCGGGCGACGTGGACAATTACGACAATAGCTTACGGGTATCCAACGCCGTGAAGTATGTGTCACCCAATTACTCCGGCTTGCAGTTTGAGGGGCTGTACGCCTTCAGCGGTCTGGCCGGCCGCACGGGCCAGGGCTATACCTACAGCGGGGCTGTCACGTACAACAACGGTCCGCTCGGGATCGCCGCCGGTTATTTCCTCGCCACGAACCCCAGTCCGACCGCAGGCGCGTTCCGCGACGGATGGGATCCGACCGCGTCATCAGACGCGATCTTCGAGGGCGCAATCAACAACGGCTACACGACGGCCAAATCGCTGGGCATTGCTCGTGCGGGAATTCAGTACGCGCTGGGTCCTGTAACGGTGGGCGGTTCATACAGCAACGCGCAATATAAAAACGATGGTGACTCAACCTTCCTGAGCACCGAGAAGTACAACGTTGGCAATGCGTTCGTCAACTACCAGGCCACTCCAGCCGTGTTGTTTGCCGTAGGCTACTCGTATGAGAAGGCGAGCGGCAATACGTCGGCCACCTATAACCAGGCCAGCGTTGGGGCGGATTATTCACTGTCGAAGCGCACTGATCTTTATGCGGTGGGCGCATATCAGCATGCCAGCGGCACCCAACTCAACCCGGACGGCACCACATCGGCAGCACAGGCTTCGATTGGCTCATATGGTTTCAATGGCACGGCGAGCCAGGAGATGTTCATCCTCGGCATGCGTCATAAGTTCTGA
- a CDS encoding MFS transporter has product MVILISLGGVFEFYDLFFTGYVAPGMVQSGLFKPESLGFFAALQPLAVAGFGTFVFATFAGLWVGTLVLGYVADRFGRRLIFTWSLVWYMVCTVIMAFQTTGFALDIWRFIAGIGIGVELVTIDTYISELIPSQERGRAYAMNQFITFAVVPVVAFLAYALNGTRPLGLDYWRVVILIGSVGAVVVWILRRHIPESPRWLARHGRIDEAEKIVADIERRVVAEKGISLPPPQTISPEREGRGSLKEIFAPGYRRRTIILSIFNMAQVIGFYGFAAWVPTLLIHRGIHVTASLGYAFVIAIANPFGPLLGMLFADKLERKTQICGGLLTMAVVIAIFSQVSTPWILIALGVLFTLASNIMSYAYHGYQAELYPTRVRARAIGFVYSWSRISAAFAGLAIGILLHGYGVPGVAVFVGMSMLVAICMILLGPSTKGLALETINH; this is encoded by the coding sequence ATGGTGATCCTGATCTCGCTTGGCGGTGTGTTCGAGTTCTATGACCTGTTCTTCACAGGATACGTTGCACCCGGCATGGTCCAGTCCGGGTTATTCAAACCAGAGTCGCTAGGCTTCTTTGCGGCCCTCCAGCCCCTTGCAGTGGCGGGTTTCGGAACCTTTGTCTTTGCCACATTTGCGGGACTGTGGGTAGGTACCCTCGTGCTGGGTTATGTGGCGGACCGGTTTGGCCGGCGCCTGATCTTCACCTGGTCGCTGGTCTGGTACATGGTCTGCACGGTGATCATGGCGTTCCAGACCACCGGATTCGCGCTCGATATCTGGCGCTTCATCGCGGGCATTGGCATTGGCGTCGAGCTGGTAACGATCGACACGTATATCTCCGAGCTGATTCCAAGCCAGGAGCGTGGCCGCGCGTACGCCATGAACCAGTTCATCACGTTTGCTGTCGTGCCGGTGGTCGCGTTTCTCGCGTATGCATTGAACGGGACACGGCCGCTCGGCCTTGACTATTGGCGGGTAGTCATCCTGATTGGATCAGTTGGCGCCGTGGTTGTCTGGATCTTGCGCCGCCATATTCCGGAAAGCCCGCGTTGGCTCGCGCGTCACGGCCGGATCGATGAAGCTGAGAAGATAGTCGCGGACATCGAACGCCGGGTCGTCGCGGAGAAAGGCATCAGCCTGCCGCCGCCACAAACGATCTCACCGGAGAGAGAAGGACGCGGCTCGCTCAAGGAAATTTTCGCACCGGGTTATCGGCGCCGGACGATCATTCTGTCGATCTTCAACATGGCGCAAGTGATCGGCTTTTATGGCTTCGCTGCCTGGGTGCCGACCCTTCTGATCCATCGCGGCATTCATGTCACAGCAAGCCTCGGATACGCATTTGTCATTGCGATTGCAAACCCCTTTGGTCCGCTGCTGGGCATGTTGTTCGCCGACAAGCTCGAACGGAAAACCCAGATCTGCGGGGGGCTCCTCACGATGGCCGTTGTCATCGCGATATTCTCCCAAGTCTCCACGCCATGGATCCTGATCGCGCTCGGCGTCTTGTTCACGCTGGCCTCGAACATCATGTCCTATGCGTATCACGGCTATCAAGCCGAGCTATATCCAACCCGCGTGCGGGCGCGCGCAATTGGCTTTGTCTATTCCTGGAGCCGGATTTCCGCGGCCTTCGCGGGGCTGGCGATCGGCATACTGCTGCACGGGTATGGCGTGCCAGGCGTCGCGGTCTTCGTCGGAATGTCGATGCTGGTGGCGATCTGCATGATCCTGCTTGGACCTTCCACTAAAGGGCTGGCGCTCGAGACTATCAACCATTGA
- a CDS encoding CHRD domain-containing protein — MDVSISRRALMVFIGLACAGAMTLAQAAPVSFTVPLTGAQQVPPVETSGSGSANISYDPDTRVVTWAITFSGLSSDATMAHFHGPAASGKNAPVKVWLSEKGAAVTSPVNGTATLSPADAQEFLAGQMYVNVHTKDHPAGEIRGQVVPPK; from the coding sequence ATGGATGTTTCCATCTCGCGACGAGCTCTCATGGTTTTCATCGGCCTCGCATGTGCGGGGGCGATGACCCTGGCGCAAGCGGCGCCGGTTTCGTTCACCGTTCCGCTCACCGGCGCGCAGCAGGTGCCTCCGGTTGAGACCTCGGGTAGCGGCAGCGCCAACATCTCGTACGATCCCGATACCCGGGTCGTCACCTGGGCGATCACCTTCAGCGGCTTGTCCAGCGACGCCACCATGGCGCACTTTCATGGCCCCGCTGCGTCCGGCAAAAACGCGCCTGTGAAAGTCTGGCTCTCAGAGAAGGGCGCAGCCGTCACGAGTCCCGTCAACGGCACAGCTACGCTGTCGCCGGCGGACGCGCAAGAGTTTCTCGCGGGCCAGATGTACGTCAACGTTCACACCAAGGACCATCCCGCCGGCGAAATCCGCGGTCAGGTAGTGCCGCCAAAGTAA
- a CDS encoding cytochrome b/b6 domain-containing protein has protein sequence MDADEPVKPQAQGGRPVLVWDLPTRMFHWLVVVMVVAAYATAKLNWMDWHVRIGEALLTLVLFRLLWGFFGSETARFHSFLRAPAAAWQHLRHLFRREADLQVGHNSAGGWMVLLLLALLLGETLSGLYVNNDVADDGPLTQWVPAAIANAITALHTILWDALLVAVALHVLAIAVYAVAKGHNLLHPMLTGVKRLPERIRAPRQASAMLALLLLVISATAVTLLATYL, from the coding sequence ATGGATGCTGATGAACCCGTCAAACCGCAGGCGCAGGGCGGTCGTCCGGTGCTTGTCTGGGACCTGCCAACAAGAATGTTTCACTGGCTGGTAGTGGTGATGGTGGTGGCCGCCTATGCGACCGCCAAGCTGAACTGGATGGACTGGCACGTCCGGATTGGCGAGGCGCTGCTGACCCTGGTGCTGTTCCGCTTGCTGTGGGGTTTCTTCGGCAGCGAGACCGCGCGGTTTCATAGTTTCTTGCGCGCGCCTGCCGCTGCATGGCAGCATCTGCGTCACTTGTTCCGCCGCGAAGCCGACCTGCAGGTGGGACACAATTCCGCGGGCGGGTGGATGGTATTGCTACTGCTGGCTTTGCTGCTGGGGGAGACGCTGAGCGGGCTTTACGTCAACAACGACGTTGCGGATGACGGGCCGTTGACCCAATGGGTTCCTGCAGCGATTGCCAACGCAATCACCGCGCTGCACACGATCTTGTGGGACGCACTGCTGGTGGCGGTAGCGCTGCACGTGCTGGCTATTGCTGTATACGCGGTGGCCAAGGGCCACAATCTGCTGCACCCCATGCTCACTGGCGTCAAGCGCCTGCCGGAGCGTATCCGCGCGCCCCGGCAGGCGTCAGCCATGCTGGCGCTGCTGTTGTTGGTCATCAGCGCCACCGCGGTGACGCTGCTTGCCACCTATCTCTAG
- a CDS encoding sodium:solute symporter: MSSALLIIVAVTVLALYLGVRARRGHDMNLEQWTVGGRSFGTAFVFLLMAGEIYTTFTFLGGSGFAYGKGAPVYYILAYGTLAYILSYWMLPPIWRYAKKHRLVSQPHYFASKYNSPALGVLVAVVGVVALIPYLVLQLKGLGIIVATASYGVISPTIAVWIGALVVTAYVILSGVRGSAWNSVVKDILILSVVLALGIYLPYHLYGGIGPMFHAIDAAKPGFLTFPAKGSSVSWFQSTVLLTALGFFMWPHTFGSVYTARDERIFRRNAIILPVYQLILLFVFFVGFAATLKVPGLKGGDIDLSLFRLSIQSFDPWVVGVIGAAGVLTALVPGSMILTSASTLLANDVYRGAMNRQASDAFVGRLARWLVPVVALVAIWFTLQGGNTIVALLLMGYSFVTQLFPALIASLMQRSRATKQGAMGGIIAGVAVVVVTTTMHLSIGQMFPFLPDAAKDINIGFLALALNIIVFVVVSALTQPRVASGTAHKTDGALR; encoded by the coding sequence ATGAGCAGCGCTCTACTCATCATCGTTGCAGTGACCGTGTTAGCGCTTTATCTGGGCGTTCGTGCGCGGCGCGGTCATGACATGAATCTGGAGCAATGGACTGTCGGCGGCCGCAGCTTCGGCACGGCGTTCGTATTCCTCCTGATGGCCGGGGAAATCTACACAACGTTCACCTTCCTCGGCGGCAGTGGCTTCGCCTATGGCAAGGGCGCGCCGGTCTACTACATTCTCGCCTACGGAACTCTCGCTTACATCCTCTCGTACTGGATGCTGCCGCCAATCTGGCGCTACGCGAAAAAACATCGGCTCGTCTCCCAACCCCATTACTTCGCGAGCAAATACAACAGTCCCGCGCTCGGCGTCCTGGTCGCGGTGGTTGGTGTGGTCGCGCTGATCCCCTACCTCGTACTGCAGCTCAAGGGACTCGGCATCATCGTGGCAACGGCTTCGTACGGCGTGATATCGCCGACTATCGCCGTCTGGATCGGCGCGCTTGTCGTCACTGCTTACGTCATCTTGTCGGGCGTACGGGGCTCGGCGTGGAATTCCGTGGTGAAGGACATTCTGATCCTCAGCGTGGTGCTGGCGCTGGGCATCTACCTGCCTTATCACCTTTACGGCGGTATCGGCCCAATGTTCCATGCGATCGATGCCGCGAAGCCCGGCTTCCTCACCTTCCCGGCTAAGGGATCGAGCGTGTCGTGGTTCCAGTCCACCGTGCTGCTGACGGCGCTCGGCTTCTTTATGTGGCCGCATACGTTCGGTTCGGTGTATACCGCTCGCGATGAACGGATCTTCCGACGCAACGCGATCATCCTGCCCGTCTATCAATTGATCCTGCTGTTCGTGTTCTTCGTGGGATTCGCTGCAACGCTCAAGGTGCCGGGCCTGAAAGGCGGCGACATCGACCTGTCGCTGTTCCGTCTGTCCATTCAGAGTTTCGATCCCTGGGTCGTTGGTGTGATCGGCGCTGCCGGCGTGCTGACGGCGCTCGTCCCCGGTTCGATGATTCTTACCTCGGCGTCGACCCTGCTTGCAAACGACGTATATCGAGGAGCGATGAACCGTCAGGCTTCCGATGCATTTGTCGGCAGGCTCGCACGCTGGCTCGTGCCTGTCGTGGCACTCGTCGCCATCTGGTTCACGCTGCAGGGTGGCAACACGATCGTCGCGCTGTTGCTGATGGGCTATAGCTTCGTTACACAACTGTTTCCAGCCTTGATCGCCAGCCTGATGCAACGAAGCCGTGCGACGAAACAGGGCGCCATGGGCGGGATCATCGCAGGCGTAGCCGTTGTCGTGGTGACCACGACCATGCACCTGAGCATCGGACAGATGTTTCCATTCCTCCCCGACGCGGCGAAGGACATCAATATTGGCTTCCTCGCGCTGGCGTTGAATATCATCGTGTTCGTGGTCGTCAGTGCGCTCACGCAACCGCGCGTGGCAAGCGGTACTGCGCATAAAACCGACGGCGCGCTGCGTTGA
- a CDS encoding DUF3311 domain-containing protein: protein MLFRIMAALPFIGILIGIPFVNQVEPLVLGMPFVLAWIVIWIVLSAIIMGIIYRLDPANRHAVNEAGEARS, encoded by the coding sequence ATGCTTTTTCGAATTATGGCGGCGCTGCCGTTCATCGGCATTCTCATCGGCATTCCGTTCGTCAATCAGGTTGAACCCCTTGTCCTCGGCATGCCGTTCGTGCTCGCATGGATCGTGATCTGGATCGTGCTGAGCGCGATCATCATGGGCATCATCTACCGGCTGGATCCGGCCAACCGCCATGCCGTCAATGAAGCTGGGGAGGCTCGCTCATGA
- a CDS encoding gamma-glutamyltransferase family protein: MKSTPYFALVTAISASTLLLVSCGGDSDNHQPASITPTQDSSCLAVDSSGSSVVIGSNLPGDPSLPEAASGYRTGLKPVYAKTYMVTTSNAYASAAGCAVLKKGGTAADAAVAVQAVLGLTVPEATGLGSGGVLMYYDASKKTVQAYDGRESAPSAATENYLRYVDDTSDRSAPQPSARASGRSIGTIGVPRLIEALQRDHGKLAWKDLFGDAISLSTNGFPIGGRLAGAIASNASSLKRDPEAAAYFLNADGSPKALGTLLKNPAYANTLKAMASSGANALYSGQIAQDIVTKIATTTGADGSVITPGKTTLADLANYQAKQRDPICTTYRSYWICGMPPPSSGGIAVASALGILENFNLQQQKPTSMDLEGGKPTVQGVHLITEAERMAYADRDKYVADTDFIPPPNGTWNTLLNKPYLQSRAALINVNKSMGTAAAGNFGAVPLGVDKTLIEHGTNQFTIVDGSGNVVTATTTVESSMGSFHMTNGFLLNNQLTDFSANPTDTTGAPVANRVQPGKRPRSSMAPTLVFKIAADGSKGDFVMATGSPGGGTIPQYVVKTVVGVLDWGLDAQQSANLVDFGASNGPVTTLGGEHPNINSSNGGANDPLLAGLVALGHTISTAAQASGVNTILRTGSNQSSVLQGGTDPRREGVVLGDTFAP, from the coding sequence ATGAAAAGCACCCCCTACTTCGCCCTTGTGACGGCAATATCCGCCTCCACCCTTCTGCTGGTTTCCTGCGGCGGTGATTCAGACAACCACCAGCCCGCCTCCATAACACCCACACAAGACTCGAGTTGTCTCGCCGTGGACAGTAGCGGGTCGAGCGTCGTCATTGGCTCGAATCTCCCGGGTGACCCCTCGCTCCCTGAAGCCGCTTCGGGTTATCGCACCGGCCTGAAGCCTGTATACGCGAAGACCTATATGGTCACCACATCGAACGCGTACGCGAGCGCTGCGGGCTGCGCCGTGCTCAAGAAAGGCGGGACCGCGGCCGACGCCGCCGTTGCCGTGCAAGCGGTGCTGGGCCTGACAGTTCCAGAAGCAACGGGACTCGGATCAGGAGGAGTGCTGATGTATTACGATGCATCGAAAAAGACGGTGCAGGCGTACGACGGTCGCGAGTCAGCACCGAGCGCAGCGACAGAAAACTATCTTCGTTATGTCGACGATACAAGCGACCGTTCCGCACCCCAGCCAAGCGCACGCGCAAGCGGTCGCTCGATCGGCACCATTGGTGTACCGCGTCTTATTGAGGCGCTGCAGCGGGATCACGGCAAGCTTGCGTGGAAGGACCTGTTCGGCGACGCGATCTCGCTGTCGACCAATGGGTTTCCAATCGGTGGACGGCTCGCTGGCGCAATTGCTTCGAACGCAAGCAGCCTTAAACGCGACCCCGAAGCCGCTGCTTACTTTCTCAACGCGGACGGCTCGCCCAAGGCATTGGGCACGCTGCTGAAAAATCCGGCCTACGCCAACACGCTGAAGGCAATGGCAAGCAGCGGCGCCAACGCGCTGTATTCCGGCCAGATTGCACAGGACATCGTGACGAAGATCGCAACGACCACCGGCGCGGATGGCTCGGTGATCACGCCGGGCAAAACGACGCTCGCCGATCTCGCGAACTATCAGGCGAAACAGCGCGATCCTATTTGTACGACTTATCGGAGCTACTGGATTTGTGGCATGCCGCCGCCGTCGTCCGGCGGTATTGCGGTGGCGTCCGCGCTGGGCATTCTTGAGAATTTTAATCTTCAGCAGCAAAAGCCAACGTCAATGGATCTCGAAGGCGGCAAGCCTACGGTTCAGGGCGTTCATCTGATTACTGAAGCTGAACGGATGGCGTATGCGGACCGCGACAAGTATGTGGCCGATACCGATTTTATCCCGCCACCGAATGGCACCTGGAACACGCTGCTCAACAAGCCGTATTTGCAGAGCAGAGCGGCCCTGATCAACGTCAACAAAAGCATGGGTACGGCTGCTGCTGGCAACTTCGGCGCGGTACCGCTTGGCGTCGATAAAACGCTGATCGAGCACGGCACGAACCAGTTCACCATCGTGGATGGCAGCGGCAACGTGGTGACGGCCACCACGACGGTTGAGTCGAGCATGGGCTCGTTCCACATGACAAACGGCTTCCTACTGAACAACCAGCTCACGGATTTCTCCGCGAATCCGACCGACACCACCGGCGCTCCGGTCGCGAATCGCGTGCAGCCTGGCAAGAGGCCGCGCAGTTCGATGGCGCCTACCCTTGTCTTCAAGATCGCCGCCGATGGATCGAAAGGCGATTTCGTGATGGCAACGGGTTCACCCGGCGGCGGCACGATCCCGCAGTACGTCGTGAAGACGGTCGTTGGTGTGCTTGACTGGGGACTGGACGCGCAGCAATCAGCGAATCTGGTCGACTTTGGCGCGAGCAATGGCCCGGTCACGACGCTGGGCGGCGAGCATCCGAACATCAACAGTTCGAATGGCGGTGCGAACGATCCCTTGCTTGCCGGCCTTGTCGCTTTGGGTCACACCATCTCCACGGCGGCTCAGGCGAGCGGCGTCAATACGATCCTTCGGACTGGGTCCAATCAGTCGAGCGTCCTGCAGGGCGGCACGGATCCGCGCCGGGAGGGTGTGGTGCTGGGGGATACTTTCGCTCCTTAA
- a CDS encoding STAS domain-containing protein yields MTTLVVFTSVLVALGVGFAAAFIAFIYRSNAQMIRRIPHATQLRSRTQRSRASLEALGQQGSRITVVELAGPLFFGSAERIERVVGDELSGSDWVLLDLKRISHFDSSGVLMLKRLDELLI; encoded by the coding sequence GTGACGACGCTAGTCGTCTTCACCAGTGTACTGGTTGCGCTCGGTGTGGGTTTCGCCGCTGCGTTTATTGCATTCATCTATCGCTCGAATGCGCAGATGATTCGTCGCATACCCCATGCCACGCAGCTTCGCTCCAGGACACAACGCTCGCGTGCTTCGCTTGAGGCTCTTGGCCAGCAGGGCAGCCGGATTACTGTCGTCGAACTTGCTGGTCCGCTTTTCTTTGGCTCGGCCGAGAGAATCGAGCGAGTGGTTGGCGATGAGTTATCCGGCAGCGATTGGGTGTTGCTCGACCTGAAACGCATCAGCCATTTCGACAGCAGCGGCGTATTGATGTTGAAGCGACTCGATGAACTACTAATTTGA